From a region of the Paenibacillus lutimineralis genome:
- a CDS encoding RidA family protein translates to MLALINRIPTPFSYSSAVVAGEYIFLGLHRGFGESFTQQIHDTFEHLKKTLLQCNASLDSVVKVHVYLKNIKDLPEMEKVFCDYFETDRFPARMTSTTEFIDSDCLLMIDGVAYHPIPQ, encoded by the coding sequence ATGTTAGCTTTGATAAATCGAATTCCCACACCTTTCAGTTATTCATCTGCAGTTGTGGCTGGGGAGTACATATTTTTAGGGTTACATAGAGGATTCGGTGAGTCGTTCACTCAGCAGATTCATGACACCTTTGAACATCTGAAAAAGACACTTCTACAATGCAATGCATCATTAGATAGTGTCGTGAAGGTTCATGTTTATCTAAAGAACATTAAGGATTTACCCGAAATGGAAAAGGTATTTTGTGACTACTTTGAAACAGATCGATTTCCAGCTAGAATGACCTCAACGACTGAGTTTATTGATTCGGATTGCCTTCTGATGATTGATGGAGTAGCCTATCATCCAATCCCCCAATAA